The following proteins come from a genomic window of Pseudomonas sp. Z8(2022):
- a CDS encoding integron integrase — MDDGKPKLLDQLRQQIRVRNYSIRTEAVYAEWVKRYIRFHHYRHPAEMGAAEIEAFLTHLAVKRDVSASTQNQALAALLFLYKEVLKLDLPWLQGVVRAKKPKHLPVVLTRVEVDALLAQLQGDSWIVANLLYGAGLRLLEALRLRVKDVDFTRREIIVRDGKGQKDRVTMLPMRVVEPLRQHLNKVQHVHQGDLAEGFGEANLPFALARKYPNAVKEWGWQFIFPSSNRSQDPRGHGIYRHHLHEKTIQRAVREAARRAGLIKHATPHSLRHSFATHLLEAGQDIRTVQELLGHSDVKTTMIYTHVLNRGGLAVLSPLDR; from the coding sequence ATGGATGACGGCAAGCCCAAGTTGCTGGATCAACTGCGCCAGCAGATTCGAGTCAGAAACTATTCCATCCGTACCGAAGCTGTCTATGCCGAATGGGTAAAGCGTTACATCCGCTTTCACCACTACCGTCATCCGGCAGAGATGGGGGCGGCGGAAATCGAGGCTTTTCTCACCCATCTTGCAGTTAAGCGCGACGTGTCCGCCTCGACGCAAAACCAGGCGCTGGCCGCTCTGCTATTCCTCTACAAGGAGGTGCTCAAGCTGGATTTGCCCTGGTTGCAGGGTGTCGTACGGGCGAAGAAACCTAAGCATCTGCCGGTGGTACTAACCCGTGTTGAGGTCGACGCCCTGTTGGCTCAACTGCAGGGCGATAGCTGGATCGTTGCGAATCTGCTCTATGGTGCTGGGTTGCGATTGCTTGAGGCGCTGCGGCTACGAGTCAAGGATGTCGACTTTACCCGGCGGGAAATCATCGTGCGTGATGGTAAGGGCCAGAAAGACCGGGTAACCATGCTGCCAATGCGTGTTGTCGAGCCGTTACGGCAACATTTGAACAAGGTGCAGCATGTGCATCAGGGGGATCTGGCCGAAGGTTTCGGCGAGGCTAATTTGCCGTTCGCGCTGGCGCGCAAGTATCCGAATGCGGTGAAGGAGTGGGGATGGCAGTTCATTTTCCCGTCGAGCAATCGCTCTCAGGATCCTCGCGGGCACGGTATTTATCGCCATCACCTGCATGAGAAAACCATCCAGCGGGCTGTGCGTGAGGCGGCGCGGCGTGCTGGTTTGATCAAGCATGCGACGCCACATTCGTTACGCCATTCCTTTGCCACGCATCTGCTGGAGGCAGGTCAGGACATTCGCACTGTTCAGGAGTTGCTCGGCCACTCTGATGTGAAGACCACCATGATCTACACCCATGTGCTCAACCGCGGGGGGCTTGCGGTGTTGAGCCCTCTGGATCGCTGA
- a CDS encoding ABC transporter ATP-binding protein, producing the protein MIEIRNLTKRFAQHTAVNDLSFQVQPGEVLGFLGPNGAGKSTTMKMLTGFLAPTSGTASILGCDIQTQTLKAQRQIGYLPEGAPCYGDMTVRGFLEFIAEVRGFRGAEKTLRVQRAVEQVELEKVLEQSIETLSKGFKRRVGLAQAILHDPRVLILDEPTDGLDPNQKHQVRQLIQGLARDKIVIISTHILEEVTALCTRAVVIAKGRLLADGTPLELESRSRYHQAVTLVADEALDQAALAALPGVAGVEENAREHSLSVLAQPGEVIFPQVNALIAERGWKVKELNVERGRLDEVFRTLTRGEQP; encoded by the coding sequence ATGATCGAAATAAGAAACCTGACCAAGCGTTTTGCGCAGCACACGGCGGTCAATGACCTGTCGTTCCAGGTCCAGCCAGGGGAAGTGCTGGGCTTTCTCGGTCCCAACGGGGCCGGCAAATCCACCACCATGAAGATGCTCACCGGCTTTCTTGCGCCGACTTCCGGCACGGCGAGCATCCTCGGTTGCGATATCCAGACCCAGACCCTCAAGGCCCAGCGGCAGATCGGTTATCTGCCGGAAGGCGCGCCGTGCTACGGCGATATGACGGTGCGTGGCTTTCTTGAATTTATCGCCGAGGTGCGCGGTTTTCGTGGTGCCGAGAAGACGCTGCGCGTACAGCGCGCTGTGGAGCAGGTGGAGCTGGAAAAGGTGCTGGAGCAGAGCATCGAGACGCTGTCCAAGGGCTTCAAGCGCCGCGTTGGCCTGGCCCAGGCGATTCTGCATGATCCGCGCGTGCTGATCCTCGACGAGCCCACCGACGGCCTCGACCCCAACCAGAAGCATCAGGTGCGCCAGCTTATTCAGGGGCTGGCCCGCGACAAGATCGTGATCATTTCCACTCATATTCTCGAAGAGGTAACGGCGCTGTGTACCCGCGCAGTGGTGATCGCCAAGGGCCGCTTGCTGGCCGATGGTACGCCGCTGGAGCTGGAAAGCCGCTCGCGCTATCACCAGGCGGTGACGCTGGTGGCCGATGAAGCGCTGGATCAGGCAGCCCTCGCGGCGCTGCCGGGCGTCGCCGGTGTCGAGGAGAACGCCCGCGAGCACAGCCTGAGCGTGCTGGCGCAGCCGGGCGAAGTGATCTTCCCGCAGGTCAATGCGCTGATTGCCGAGCGCGGCTGGAAGGTCAAGGAACTCAACGTGGAACGCGGCCGCCTGGATGAGGTGTTCCGCACACTGACCCGGGGAGAGCAGCCATGA
- a CDS encoding ABC transporter permease subunit, which yields MTQLPVIFKRELASYFATPLAYVFIVIFLVLSGVFTFYLGGFFEGGQANLSAFFNFHPWLYLFLVPAIAMRLWAEERKSGSIELLMTLPITRFEAVTGKFLAAWVFAGIALLLTFPMIITVNYLGEPDNGAIVTGYIGSWLLAGAYLAIGSCMSALSKNQVIAFILAVSACFLFIVSGFPMVLDAFAWAPQWLVDAIASLSFLVRFDAISKGVIDLRDLLYFLSLIAAWLTATAVVIDLKKAD from the coding sequence ATGACCCAGTTGCCCGTGATCTTCAAACGCGAGCTGGCGAGCTATTTCGCCACGCCGCTGGCCTATGTGTTCATCGTCATCTTCCTGGTGCTGTCCGGGGTGTTCACCTTCTATCTGGGCGGCTTCTTCGAGGGCGGGCAGGCCAATCTGTCGGCCTTCTTCAATTTCCACCCCTGGCTCTATCTGTTCCTGGTGCCGGCGATTGCCATGCGCCTGTGGGCGGAGGAGCGCAAGTCCGGCTCCATCGAGCTGCTGATGACCCTGCCGATCACCCGCTTCGAGGCGGTCACCGGCAAGTTCCTGGCGGCCTGGGTGTTCGCCGGCATCGCGCTGCTGCTGACCTTCCCGATGATCATCACGGTCAACTACCTGGGCGAGCCGGACAACGGCGCCATCGTCACCGGCTATATCGGCAGCTGGCTGCTGGCCGGGGCTTATCTGGCCATCGGCTCGTGCATGTCGGCGCTGAGCAAGAACCAGGTGATCGCCTTCATCCTCGCGGTCAGCGCCTGCTTCCTGTTTATCGTCAGCGGCTTTCCCATGGTGCTCGACGCCTTCGCCTGGGCGCCGCAGTGGCTGGTCGATGCCATCGCCTCGCTGAGCTTCCTGGTGCGCTTCGACGCCATCAGCAAGGGCGTGATCGATCTGCGCGACCTGCTGTATTTCCTCTCGCTGATCGCCGCCTGGCTGACCGCCACTGCTGTGGTCATCGACCTGAAGAAAGCCGACTGA